A stretch of Pseudomonas taetrolens DNA encodes these proteins:
- the lysM gene encoding peptidoglycan-binding protein LysM, whose product MSIFSFVKEAGEKLIDLLTPGNANASEQLKEHVQKVGLGNPNITATVEGDKVTVSGEVATQEEKEKIILAAGNIEGVGSVDDQITVTGPSVVASRFVVVKKGDTLSAISLQVYGNANQYNKIFEANKPMLKDPNKIYPGQTLRIPE is encoded by the coding sequence ATGAGTATTTTTAGCTTTGTGAAAGAAGCCGGCGAAAAACTGATCGACCTGCTGACACCGGGCAACGCCAATGCCAGCGAGCAACTCAAAGAGCACGTACAAAAAGTAGGTTTGGGAAACCCTAATATTACGGCCACCGTTGAAGGCGACAAGGTGACGGTGAGCGGCGAAGTGGCCACCCAGGAAGAGAAAGAAAAAATCATTCTGGCGGCCGGTAACATCGAAGGCGTTGGCAGTGTTGACGACCAAATTACCGTGACGGGCCCGTCCGTTGTGGCTTCGCGTTTCGTCGTGGTGAAAAAAGGCGACACCCTGAGCGCGATTTCGCTGCAGGTCTACGGCAACGCCAACCAGTACAACAAAATTTTCGAAGCCAACAAACCGATGCTCAAGGACCCGAACAAGATCTACCCGGGTCAAACCCTGCGTATTCCTGAGTAA
- the fdhD gene encoding formate dehydrogenase accessory sulfurtransferase FdhD, translating to MNAKPPQCAAPASVSSAPAASQTYHYVTLDHSSGAETALAEEVALAIAFNGINQAVMLVTPTDLEDFIVGFSLGSGIIHDASEIYDLRLTGNGSAQYADVEIASRAFWNLKQQRRQLAGTSGCGLCGVEALEQALPELKVLAGAALPPAQWLDGLRQRISAFQPLGQHCGAVHAAVFMNDQGELLLGREDIGRHNALDKLIGALIRQDIDLDGGAAIVTSRCSLELIQKVLRAGIQTLISLSAPTGLALQWARRHNLNLIHLPQKSAPRVYSPAQENQA from the coding sequence ATGAACGCCAAGCCCCCCCAGTGCGCGGCGCCTGCCTCTGTTTCGTCCGCGCCCGCTGCAAGTCAGACTTATCACTACGTTACGCTGGATCACAGCAGTGGCGCTGAAACCGCCCTGGCCGAAGAAGTCGCTTTGGCGATTGCCTTCAACGGGATCAACCAGGCCGTAATGCTGGTGACCCCCACTGACCTCGAAGACTTTATCGTCGGCTTCAGCCTGGGCAGCGGCATCATTCACGATGCCAGCGAAATCTACGATCTCAGGCTCACAGGTAACGGCTCTGCCCAATACGCAGACGTCGAAATTGCCAGCCGTGCGTTCTGGAACCTCAAGCAGCAACGCCGGCAACTGGCGGGCACCAGCGGCTGCGGCCTGTGTGGCGTCGAAGCCCTGGAGCAGGCACTGCCTGAGCTCAAGGTCCTGGCCGGGGCAGCCCTGCCACCCGCGCAGTGGCTCGACGGTTTGCGTCAGCGTATCAGTGCCTTTCAGCCACTGGGCCAACATTGCGGGGCGGTGCATGCCGCCGTTTTCATGAATGACCAAGGTGAGTTGCTGCTGGGCCGCGAAGACATCGGTCGCCACAACGCGCTGGATAAACTGATCGGTGCTCTGATACGCCAGGACATTGACCTGGACGGCGGAGCTGCGATCGTGACCAGCCGTTGCAGCCTTGAGTTGATCCAAAAAGTGTTGCGTGCCGGCATCCAGACCCTGATCAGCCTGTCCGCGCCTACAGGCCTTGCGCTGCAATGGGCTCGCCGCCACAACCTCAACCTTATTCATCTGCCACAAAAAAGTGCGCCACGGGTGTACAGCCCCGCGCAGGAGAATCAAGCGTGA
- a CDS encoding FdhF/YdeP family oxidoreductase → MSTHHQADKTPTPRYKPYKGPAGGWGALISVAQAWLTSDNALKNLRMMLKTNQNGGFDCPGCAWGDSPESGLVKFCENGAKAVNWEATKRRVDAAFFAKHSVSALLEQSDYWLEYQGRLTEPMRYNPETDRYTPVSWEAAFALIAEHLQDLASPDQAEFYTSGRASNEAAYLYQLFIRAFGSNNFPDCSNMCHEASGVALAQSIGVGKGTVTFDDFEHADAIFVLGQNPGTNHPRMLEPLREAVKRGAQVVCVNPLKERGLERFQHPQHPLEMLTNGDRPTNTAYLRPALGGDMALLRGMAKFLLQWERDAQAAGEPAVFDHGFLNEHTTGILDYTASLDDTAWDHLVEQSGLTLVDIERAARMYLKGKNVIMCWAMGITQHRHSVQTIQEIANLMLLRGNIGRPGAGLCPVRGHSNVQGDRTMGINERPPVAFLDALESRFKFKVPRENGHNVVEAIHAMLEGRAKVFIGLGGNFAQATPDSPRTAQALRNCDLTVQISTKLNRSHLMHGKEALILPCLGRTDIDIQAQGPQAVTVEDSFSMVHASNGQLQPLSSQMRSEPAIIAGMAAATLGTHPIDWNWVVADYSRIRELIADTIPGFKDFNTRLQHPGGFYLGNSAGARQWNTPTKRANFRPNVLPGDLIDERTRATGRLPDLILQSMRSHDQYNTTIYGLDDRYRGVKGQRDVLFVNEADIVRLGFKPGQKVDIVSIWNDQHERRVKNFTLLAFDIPAGQAAAYYPEVNPLVPLESTGAGSHTPTSKFVAICLEAASPSVLIAANAG, encoded by the coding sequence GTGAGCACTCATCATCAAGCAGACAAAACCCCGACCCCGCGCTACAAGCCTTACAAAGGGCCGGCCGGCGGCTGGGGTGCACTGATCAGTGTGGCGCAAGCCTGGTTGACCAGTGACAACGCCTTGAAGAACCTGCGCATGATGCTCAAGACCAACCAGAATGGCGGCTTCGACTGCCCGGGGTGCGCCTGGGGCGATTCCCCGGAAAGCGGCTTGGTCAAATTTTGCGAGAACGGCGCCAAGGCGGTGAACTGGGAAGCCACCAAACGTCGCGTCGATGCCGCTTTTTTCGCCAAGCACAGTGTCAGCGCGTTGCTGGAGCAAAGCGATTACTGGCTGGAGTATCAGGGCCGCCTGACCGAACCGATGCGCTACAACCCAGAAACCGACCGTTACACCCCCGTCAGCTGGGAGGCCGCGTTTGCACTGATCGCCGAGCATTTACAGGACCTGGCCAGCCCTGATCAGGCCGAGTTCTATACCTCAGGACGTGCCAGCAACGAAGCTGCGTATCTGTACCAACTGTTTATACGTGCGTTTGGCAGCAACAACTTTCCCGACTGCTCGAACATGTGCCATGAAGCCAGCGGTGTGGCCTTGGCGCAAAGTATCGGCGTCGGCAAAGGCACGGTAACGTTCGACGACTTTGAACACGCCGACGCCATATTCGTATTGGGCCAGAACCCGGGCACCAACCACCCGCGCATGCTTGAACCGCTGCGAGAAGCGGTTAAACGCGGCGCTCAGGTGGTGTGTGTGAACCCGCTCAAAGAGCGCGGCCTGGAACGCTTCCAGCACCCGCAGCACCCGCTCGAGATGCTCACCAACGGCGACCGTCCAACCAACACCGCCTACCTGCGTCCCGCATTGGGCGGCGACATGGCGCTATTGCGCGGCATGGCCAAGTTTCTTTTGCAGTGGGAACGCGATGCCCAGGCCGCTGGCGAACCAGCCGTGTTCGACCATGGTTTTTTGAATGAACATACGACGGGTATCCTTGATTACACCGCCAGCCTCGATGACACCGCCTGGGATCATCTTGTCGAGCAGTCCGGCCTGACGCTGGTCGATATCGAACGTGCCGCGCGCATGTACCTCAAGGGCAAAAACGTCATCATGTGCTGGGCGATGGGGATTACCCAGCATCGTCATTCCGTACAGACCATCCAGGAAATCGCCAACCTGATGCTGCTGCGCGGCAACATCGGCCGCCCGGGAGCCGGCCTGTGTCCGGTGCGCGGTCACAGCAACGTGCAGGGCGACCGCACCATGGGCATCAATGAACGCCCGCCTGTGGCCTTTCTTGACGCGCTCGAGAGTCGCTTCAAATTCAAGGTCCCCCGAGAGAACGGCCACAACGTGGTGGAAGCCATCCACGCCATGCTCGAAGGCCGGGCCAAGGTGTTTATCGGTCTGGGCGGCAACTTTGCCCAGGCCACCCCGGATAGCCCGCGAACCGCGCAAGCCCTGCGAAATTGCGATCTGACGGTGCAGATCAGTACCAAACTCAACCGCAGCCATCTGATGCACGGCAAGGAAGCGCTGATTTTGCCGTGCCTTGGCCGCACCGATATCGATATCCAGGCTCAAGGCCCGCAGGCCGTCACCGTGGAGGACTCGTTCAGCATGGTGCACGCCTCCAACGGCCAACTGCAGCCGCTGTCCAGCCAGATGCGTTCGGAGCCTGCAATCATCGCCGGTATGGCGGCTGCCACATTGGGCACCCACCCCATCGACTGGAACTGGGTCGTGGCTGACTACAGCCGTATTCGCGAGCTGATCGCCGACACCATTCCCGGCTTCAAGGATTTCAACACCCGTCTGCAGCACCCGGGCGGCTTTTATCTCGGCAACTCGGCCGGGGCCCGGCAGTGGAACACTCCGACAAAACGGGCCAACTTCCGCCCCAACGTGTTGCCAGGTGACCTGATAGACGAACGCACCCGTGCCACAGGCCGGCTGCCCGACCTGATCCTGCAGTCGATGCGTTCACATGATCAGTACAACACCACGATTTATGGGCTTGATGACCGTTACCGTGGGGTGAAGGGTCAGCGTGATGTGTTGTTCGTCAATGAAGCCGACATTGTTCGACTGGGCTTCAAGCCGGGACAGAAAGTGGATATCGTTTCAATCTGGAACGACCAGCATGAGCGCCGGGTCAAGAACTTCACCTTGCTGGCCTTTGATATCCCGGCCGGACAAGCCGCCGCTTATTACCCTGAGGTGAACCCGCTGGTGCCTCTGGAAAGCACCGGCGCCGGCAGCCACACACCGACATCCAAGTTCGTGGCCATTTGTCTGGAGGCGGCCAGCCCTTCGGTACTGATCGCGGCCAACGCGGGATAA
- a CDS encoding glycine zipper domain-containing protein, whose translation MKLTSILLLSLGLVSGVASAGGSTEAGVGGALGGVLGAVVGQQIGGSTGSAIGAGLGGAAGSAVGADRRSRGEAAIGGALGAAGGNVLGRSVGGSTGALVGSAAGGGAGGALGNYMGNKSDNDDHRYRDRDRRYYRDDHPGRGHAYGHRKRNKHRH comes from the coding sequence ATGAAGCTCACCTCGATTCTCTTGTTGTCCCTTGGCCTGGTCAGTGGCGTAGCCTCGGCCGGTGGCTCCACCGAAGCCGGTGTAGGCGGCGCATTAGGAGGTGTTCTGGGTGCCGTGGTCGGTCAACAAATAGGCGGCTCCACTGGCTCTGCAATTGGTGCAGGCCTGGGCGGCGCAGCCGGTAGTGCCGTGGGTGCCGACAGACGCAGCCGTGGCGAAGCGGCCATTGGCGGCGCACTGGGCGCTGCAGGCGGCAACGTGTTGGGCCGCAGTGTCGGCGGCAGCACCGGCGCTTTGGTAGGCTCGGCTGCTGGTGGTGGTGCAGGGGGTGCCCTGGGCAACTACATGGGTAATAAGAGCGATAACGATGATCATCGTTATCGTGACCGCGACCGTCGCTACTACCGTGATGACCACCCTGGCCGTGGCCATGCGTATGGCCACCGCAAGCGCAACAAGCATCGTCATTGA